The nucleotide window ttcggatcaccagtagttctttttgcgatgattgcccttgattcaagtcTTCGGTTTGCCTAagctcattacattagcacagaatcagttcagaatcaatcaccaaaaaaaaaaacagttcggttccgatgctctgtgtgtcggtctgcttcacactgaatcacacatgcgcagtatcatcagctcctcggctCACGAATCGGAtgtgtccgacagaaacgattcttgaGTTGAGAACGAATCAAtctttcattcgttatctggctcggctgtgtgttcatcttcagttttctcttcacagcagttcagtcagtgtactgtttgagtaaatgaattactccgggatattggtttgttttaactcagagggagtttctgacacaataaaaaagttaacagcctaagtaatttgtggattaatgcatattggagacgtgaaccgttttaaacaattcagttcgatttggtgtaCTGGtccaagaagatccggttacatcgaatgattcgttcgcgaaccggatatcacaaattgctttgttttgaaatctcacaacagacccggaagagaagagaatgatgaataaagtcatagtttttgctatttttggaccaaaatgtattttcaatgcatcAGAAAAAATGGTTCACTAGAGAGCAAATTAATGCCAGTGTATCAGATAAAATAATACATCTGTGCTGCACACTTCAAATTACCAACTCCTATCTCTTATAGCTCCCTGTCTGGAGGCAGTTATTGACCTGGCATAAAAATTTGTCAGTTCCGTCAGGGTTTATTAATGTCTGTTTGGTGGTATTAGTTTTTAAAGACGATCTctattgtatttctgttttgcataGCAAATAAAAAACAGTGTTATTCCTCAAGCAGAGCATCTGAGAAGTTTCCACATGAGTTGCCATATGGGACACAGTGAACAAGCCTTAGAggacatatatattaaataggtCAAAATTCCTCTGCTTTATTACAGAATGGCATAGCAATAGCCAatgcatatgcatttatttaaagaatatattaaaatattaaaatagactTTGGAGAAAATTTGGATAATGCAATGATGTGACATGGGATGCAATTAAAGATGGTCTTTTTCTATTCTTCACTGCAACTTTGCATCACTAGGTATTCTGTTTACAAGTATAACACAAAAGTAGTGTGTTTTTGACTCACAGACAAAGCTGAAAGCGATTGAAAATGTATAGATGAGCCCTACAAATAAATGAGCATCAGtatgatttgtttgtttgctttttgcagGATGCCTTACAGAGGATAATTGCCACATTAGCAAACAAAAATGAGGAACTCCAGAATTTCATTGAAACGCTGAATCACACTTTTGGTCGAGTTCAGGTGAGTACACTAAAAGCACTCTAAAATTAAGTTACGATATTTCTAATCCTGTTGTCTAGTAACAAACGTCATTACCAAACttgttttattcaataaaaaaattagtcCCATATTCTCTCATTTTTTCGACTTTTCATTATAAACATGATGTATAGAAATTTGTTCATCTCTGATGatgttttatctcataattattaatatgcatCTCCATTTTTATGTAATATCATTATTTAGTAGCATTGGAAAGTTGCCTagtctttttaaaatatgaatgaggTTAGTTTACATTGTTACTGCAAGTTGCTGGTAGTGTGAGTGGagttggcaaaaaaaaagaaaaaagtttgaattACTTTAAGAGTAATGGTGATAATCTGATTTTGGTTTCCCTTCATTTTGAAATTTTGTCATGTTTCAGGACAACTCCACACAGGTGGTGTCAGATTTAGAGGAGGAATTTGACACGCTTTACTCCATCCTGGATGAGATGAAGGAGAGTATGACAAACACCATCAAACAGGAAACAGTCCGGAAATCACATGAGCTTCAGGTAACACTCAAACTACTTTGGGAATGGCCCATGTATATGCACATAGTAAATCCCTAAAACAATGTAGAACCAATATAAGAagtaattcaaaatgtttttttccataTTGATTCTAATACCGATTCctcttaaaggatagttcacccaaaaatgaaaattaccccatgaatGCCACTCTCTTGTGAATTTATGCCAATTAAGAAGCTAGAGATTAAGGTTATaaagttttgaaaatataaatttttcctATACAAATGCAGTTTAGAAGGCCTTTATTATCCCATGGAACCACGTAGAGCacgttttatgatggatggatgcacttttttggacTTCACTggcattataaagcttggaagaaattttaatatttctctGGTTGTATtagtctgaaagaaaaaagtcatatacacctaggatggctcgagggtgagtaaatcgggggtaattttcatttttgggtgaactatccctttaaactgaaGGTTTGTAATCATTGATTTATCCTTTAATTTTTAGACTTTAAAATACAATTGTATATTGATAGAATACAGTTTCTGTTTGTCATTTATTAACGACAATTAGAAATTGGACTAATCTTATAATAACTTTGGATTCATATACAATTATAGCAATCGTCATGTAAACgtattataataaatgataatagatGCCACATACAGGTTCATATTTATGAAGTTTGAACTTATTCCAGGGGATGTTGTTCTGTGACACCATTAGAAACACTCAGAAAGTCAGCAGATATGAAGATCAGCATTAGTATTAGGAGCATCAACACTGTGTATCTGTCCATGTTATCCCTAATTTAATAAACCATTTGCAGTTTCGTTATCAGTTGTCGGCTCCCAGGaaagatgtattttttaattaatatatatcaaGAATATAGCCTATATTTATCACAGAAATTAATGCATTGTTTTCCCCAGCCCTATTcttatatgcttataaaataacaCCAGCACTGTGCTCATATTTCAAGCAGGATCATAACTTTGATTGCATGTGCATGcagtcagtgtttttgttttaggtTTCTGGTAGGCGTGTGTGTAGTTGGCTTTGGTTGGGCTGGTGATGTCATGGTGCTGTAATGGCAGTATTGTGCCCAGCCCTCTAAGTCCACTGAACAGGAACAATACCAGAGAGAGAAATGAGCTCAGATAAGCTATTAGCATCAGCACCCTTCCCATCCTTAACTGCATAATAGTACGTAAACACACCGGCTACTGTTTATTACTGACAGCTGCAGGAACCGTTATAGGGTTCTTCTTTATAAGCTTTCTGTTATCCGTAGCTTCTGTGTGTCTTTTATGTTTATCTATTTCTTCATTTtagacaaggcaagtttatttatatagcacatttcggaCACAAGggcaattcaaagtgctttacatgaaagtaaaataatcataaaaaagtaataataatcacacaaataaaacaaggaattgaAAAACTTATTTATAcgttttatcacttttttttgtcCACATGAATCACTCTTATACACCACTGTTGAGCAAAATTGAGTTTTGGTGGCACCCGTTTTTTTGGTATAACACCTAaacaaatttcatattttttatgtcaacttcaaatttggaacacaacttatgtagacatggctttaattttatagcaattttgtattataaaataaaataaaaatagtacaatacattttctttacagtaaatgtaaacttctataactttttaatagtttcatttgattaaatgattttacttctgcaataatctgctaactgttttctttaaaaagaaatcaaCCTTAGGTCTGTTTTCAAAAGCGTTCATGAATGATAATAATTTAAGTCTGGATAGTGCACTTTCTCGTGAATTTTCAAAAATGGGgatgacagttaaggggttaaaggCTTGTCAGGAATCAGCCCTTTATGATTGGCTTACATCATGGCATAGGAAAAAGTATCAATGCCCCCTCGCTATTGCATGTGAGTGTTTTGacaaaatgataaaaagaaaaaagaaaacagtcatttCCAGACAAAGCATTATGGaatcatttatttacagtttGTGAGGCAGCCGCAGTCAGATCTAGTACCGCTTCATCTACAAATGTTTCTTTTTGGACTCTCCACATCATGACCCATTTAAATAAAGTATACATAGAAAGTGtgcaaaaatataacattaaaccATTTTCTATAGTTACATTTACTGAAGCTGTCATTCAGGTTACTGAAGATTTACATGTGAGCTCACCGAACTTCCATCCGAGTTCTGCACTGTCACGAATACTCccattttaatcaattaattggCTTACTCTGCACGGTAAATCTGTTATTTACACTGTGTTCCCTTTTTAAAATAGGAGTTTTCATGAGAATGCAGTAGTTTGGGATGTTCAGGGAGCTTTGTCAGGGAACAAACTTTTGGTGTAGTGAGCAGATTTCTTCTAGTTCTGTGGACATTTATGGTAATGCTTTTTTTAAGTTGTGTCATGTTTCTCTTCAACTGATTTTTAtgctcaagtaaaagtgtaatgTAAAGCAGGAATCTGTGGATCAGACAACTTAAGCCTCACACTTGAAAGATTTGAGGAATCTTAACAGCTGGATGACTCGTATCACAACCGTGAAATTTATCTTGCTCAATAACAACAATGACAGTTTCTGTGGACGGCAGATGTGAGACAGGTCTTTAATCCAGGCACAAGTGGTCACTGAAGATGCATTGGAGACAAATGCAATTGACAGTTTGTTTCAACTGTTCACTTGTGATTGGATCACCCAAAGTAGATTCAGGTCTTAACAGGTCCTTAGTGGTCAGATTTTTCAGTGAGTTGCATTGATACAGTAGTGGTCTTTATAggtgagtcattgaataattcacTTAACTGATTTGCCCTGAAATATACATTAATTCAGGAACACAGATCATTTCAAAATCACTAATAATGATCAAACTTTATCTCTTCTCCAGAATCAGCTGACCCAAAGCACCAATGCATTAGAGAGTGCAGAGGAACTTTTGGAGTTTGCTAATAATGCGCTGCACATTGCAGATGAGGAGGAATTCACAAAGGTAGATGCTTGATGTTTTACACAAAGGATACTTGCaacttaaaacattttcaaattttaataacattttctgtGGCTCATTTAAAAACCGCAAGCAGAGAATGCCAAGAATTAAACTAGGACTGTACATACTAATCCTTATTGTctgaaactttatttttcttctaaGCAATGCTAATGCAAAAAAACTGAAGTCTATATTTCTATAATCTGTTCATTAAATATGAATCTATTAAAAactaatgtgtatatataaaaaaaaacaatctgttaAATTGCTCTCATCAACCTGTGCTTTATATGTTTAAGATCCTGATttaccctctgtgtgtgtgtgtgtgtgtgtgtgtgtgtgtgtgtttctgcggTTGTGTATATCCAGTTGAATGGCATGCTTACACTTTACCTGCATGGCAATACTAACGACCTGCTGTTTTTTCCTCTCTTCCTCTTTATCTTCATCCTCAAGGCTGCCAAACAGATCAAAGATAGGTACAGTATATGTTCCACTCTCTGTGTGTGGTTGTGACCACTGCATGACACATATATTCACATTGTTTGTTTTACACTGTTGatcaacctgtgtgtgtgtgtgtgtgtgtgtgtgtgtgcaggtgtctgACCCTAGGTTGGTCTATGTGCCTTTATTTATGTAGGTCATTCAGACACTTTAGCCAtgctttatttttgatgtatgcaccGAATATCTATAGGATGTTCAGTGTTGTTTAATTTTCACAGTTGATCCTTTGACACTTTTTAGCAATAAGCTTAATGTTACCTGCTAGTGAAGGGGTAGCATGAAATACAGCAACTTAAATAAGATCTTCACCTCTGCCATTAACATGAAAACTGTTTGAGTGTGTAAACAGCCTCAGTGCTTTGTAACCAGAGACTCTTCTTCAAGATGAaaaaagtatgtatgtatatatagccTATCTGCTGTAGCTTTACATCCATTGGGATTGAATGTAATACAGCCTGATTGTTGGAAGTGGTGAGGCTTATTACACAGTTCTAAAATGTGATTAAATTATTCATATGTGTTTATGCAATGGGAATGTCAACTAAATCTATGGTGTGCTAAAAATGAGTAAAATCTGCTAACAGAATATATTTGACTGCTATTCAGCACCTGTTTCAGACTGCATGAGCAAGGCATGAGCGGGGTGTGAGTAGCTTTAGTTATTCGGCATGGGGAAactgccaaatattgtctttaataacaaaaaaataaaaaaggtttaaaataatGTGCTGAGGGTAAAGACCTTACTTATACGTCATTGGTAAATAATTTACATAGACCCTTTGTGAGGGCTGTAATATGGGAAGTGAAATGAATACACACTGCTTATGGTTTTATGATATATAGTGACTCTGAAGCATGCGAATAAGCAGTTTGTTTTTCCTGCAAAGGGTTGGAAAATGCAGGGATAGGATAGTTAATATAGTATAAAGTTTGTAACTGCCATAGCTACGCAGAGATCTGAAGCAGTGGGATCCAAATGTTGGAGAGCATTTTATTTTTCCGAACAAACTAAAATGTTTATTCCATGctgtcattttaaaagtaaaaaaatatataggtatagaatatagaatataggTCATAGAGTGTTGCAGCGATGACATTTTTGTTGGCCAACCAGCATGTTAGCATCACCTTGGGATTTTTCCAATGGCCTATGATTATTTCTGAAAttaagctctgtgaccaacaaaacGTTATTATTCTTACATGTTGTTTATCATGATAATTACCAACGATCGCTAGaagtaaaaaactaaatgtatgcTGTAAAGTAGACCAAAGGTGCACAAACAAGAGCGGCTTCCTTCCAGTCTCTCTTGTGAAGCAAACACAGAAGTGACTACcgtaaaactgcaattcatcgactggctgcTAGAGGCAGGCTCCAAAGCAGAGTCagccccatagactccccatgttaaaatgctgtaaaaaacttaacagcagaaaaaaaatttttttacagcctggtacaaaaagtggttttggtctatatagctaaactcatccatttaaattatattaagccttaaagttctgcataatttagggcgtggccacttgagtgacaggtggatttcCACTGCTGTCAccagctaggtgggcgtggcatCAGCAACCAGTTCACGCCTCTTTGCCCATATTCGATTATCCAGGAGTGATGCATGGTGAtgcactgccaagatggcgacggcccgctctgccgactttgagcttcaaaaatgcTATTCGGCAATCTACGGGTGATgtcacagacactacgtccatgtttttatacagtctatagtTTAAACACAATGAGGCTGTCAAAGCGATCTAGTGAGTAGATTATTTTACCTGCTCTGTGACGATCTCTGTAGTCCCTTTTAGACACTTGTTAGTGAACGCCTTTTTTTAGACaagtaaaagcttttaaaaaaatcataagttATTACTCATGTATTTTATGTCAtagaattataatattaaaaatatcttgagcttgtttTCACCACAGACCTTTTTTCAGCCAATTAACCAAAAAATGTATTGATTCGGGATGATGAAACCAGTAAAATGCTAACTCTTTTATGGGTTTTCGCCTACAATAATAAATCATCAATGCAACACTCGACAGATCCCGAAGTCCTGAGCAATGAAACGACTCTGCTTGTAACTGTAGTTATGACTAATATATCTAAACTattatattttgttcttttaGGGTCACAATGGCTCCTGCCTTCCGCTTGACTATGAAGCCCAAAGCCACAGATAATATGACCCACCTGATGGTGGACTTCAGTAAGGAGAGACAGCTTCTGCAGGGCCTCAAGTTCCTCCCTGGTAAGCTAATTATTAATTTAGCTGCTTGTATTACAGGATCAACTCATCTTGagtttgaacctacaacctttggGTTACCAACCCAGCATCTGTGCCTATGTTACTAAACCTGTGACAGAAGAATCTACTCTAACCTGTTCTGTGAATATGAAGATTAGAATTCTTATCATCATAGACATTTTTCCTCACCCAAAGTATATTAACATTCATTTAAAGGAATGTTGATGGTATGTTTACTGAAACATCTAAAAtatgccattttacatattaaaagtaTAAACATAATACTCAGATACTACATGTGACTGATGTGCTGGCATGACTACTTTCAGTGTTAGTTttagaattgttttatcaaatgaTTCAGTATTCTACCTTATATTTGCATGTGTTATGATGAGCTCTACTGATTTTTGGTTCATTGCATGTAGTGACTGCACTGAACTGACTGCTTGTTTCATCTGCTGTTattgtgtgtgtaatcatgcgtTAGGATGACTCTCTGCACTTTTGTGAGTCACTCTGGCTTTCGGGTCTACAAATGCACCAAATCCagacatatacaaaaaaaaaaatagcactgaAAAATAAGACGCCTCTCAGCTCTATCATCCCAGCACAAGAAGAGGATATAGTCGACTAAGTGTTTCAGATATGAACATTTCTCTAACTATTATCTCTCTGTCTAATCACTGATGTGCCTAAGTCTAATCTAGACTCTATTCTATGTTTTTAAGTATCTCTCTGCTTCTATGCCATATGACACCATCATAAGACaaaattcatgaatattaatttgctGACACTGAGGTAATCTTCCAAGACTAGCTAGCTTAACATTTGCACAGATATTTTTTCATGTTCATATTAAAAGTCATTTGGAGATCGAGTCTGTATGGAGAGAGATCATTTCTGAAATGTTAAAACTTAAGATATGATAAGTTTAGATAAAATCCCTGCATCCCTGGCTCCTTGTATTTTGCTCTGATACTTGGTGAGCTGACATTTTTTAGCTGGATAGGTTGAGCAGAGttaatttagaaacataaaactCAAACCTGTCCCTAGCCAACCTGAGAAACATGGAGAGAGGATCAGAGTTACTGTGTAGCGTAGCTGCATTAGAAGAAGAGAAGAGTGGTGTTATTTTTGACTGGATGTTATCTTTGGACAGGGATCTGTAACAGGACATTTAGGATACGAGATAATCTCATATGCATGACATGATTTCAGAGTATATATTTACTCTCTATATCTGTACTCTCTGTGCTCTGTATCTGAGTATATAATCTCTGTATATAATCAGActgctttttgattacttttaggtTTTTAAAGGGCACTTCAAGTAAATTTGTCTAAAAGAATTATCACAATTAATGTGTTCATCAATAATTGATTATATATGCAGAACCATgatgagaaaacaaaacattgaaaaacatttcttaggggcctattattgttaataaattgtaaaagttTTATGAATGCAATTGATTATAAGTTTATTTGAGTTATAAAAATCTCTGTCCATTCCTGTCTGTAAATATTCTAAAACAGCTTAATGTAGCATTTAGATCCCTTTTTTGAAAAGACAATTTAATTCAATGAAGCTGTAACATGCATCGAAGCACAGGACTGGCCATATTTGTCGAGTCACTCTGTTGTAATAAGTAGCAAGGAGAATACATGCTGTTGttaaaaatgacagaataaatGACGATAAGATGTTACCTTTCTGTAATGCCTGTAAACCTGCAGTGCAAAAGTAAATGTAGAAAAATGCTACTTTCACACATAAAAATTACTACTACCCTTTTTTAGCACTgcataaaacactgcatattaaatGGTGAAAGTAGgtcataaaacattaaaagctgTTTGGGTGCATACATCTTACATGTACAAACAACCTAAGTGGACCTCAAAGACATAAACATGTATGACAGTATATTAGTAAGTGGACAAAAACTTTTATGATATGACTCCTTCAAggtaatatatatgaaaaaaatcttacatgCCCTGTTCTGATTTTCTGCACATAGTGCCAAGAGCTCCAGAGATAGTGCTCGGGGACTGTCTGGTCATAGATAATGAGGTGACCATAACCTGGAGAATACCGGTGGAGGACAGCAAGATCGACCATTACATCTTAGAGTACAGAAAAACCAACCACGAGGGTCTGCCGCGTGTGAAGGACGAGCAGTGCTGGGAAGTGCTGGACAACATCAAGACCAGTGAATACACCCTACAAGGTGCTGACAGCAATGTTCTGCTCAAAATATCTGTCATTTCCCACTTTAATGCATTAGAAAAACTGATTCCTGTCTTCATTTGACAGGGTTAAGATTTGACACCAAGTTCATGAACTTCCGGGTAAGAGCATGTAATAAAGCAGCGGCGGGGGATTATTCGGATCCAGTCACCTTGGAAACTAGAGGTattagaacatatatatatatatatatatatatatatatatatatatatatatatatatatatatatattcaaatgtttggggtcagaaagatttttttatagaaattaatacttttatacatcaagaatgcattaaattgatcaaaagtgaaagtaaagacatttattatgttacaaaagatttctgtttgaaataaatgctgtcctaTTGAACTTTACATTCaatagaacagttattttaaatttgaatagtgTTTCACAGCCATACCtatggcaagccaaattaacttttattcattcgcaggatatgtattcttgatatcaacaattcaatttttactagtaacaatgttaattcttgatatcaacaattacatttccactagtaacaattagaatttttgatatcaacaattacatttccactagtaacaatgttaatttttgatatcaggaattagatttctactagtaacaattgctatttttgatatcaccaattcaatttccactagtaacaatgttaattcttgatatcaggaattgtattttcactagttaaatgtcaccataggctgccattcaaatttaattgttgatatcaagaattgctttcttactagttgaaattccaatttcacatatcagaaatacaattcttactagtaaagacctttatttttgatatcagtaatcacatggttactagtaaagacgtctattcttgatatcaacaatttaattcttgatatcaacaattaaattcttgatatcaacaatttaattgtcactagtgacaatgttcatttctgatatcatgaatgtaattgttactagtaagaatgccattttagatatcagaaattaccctcccaattgttgatatcagaaatacattttcagatatcagaaatgaacagtgtcactagtaacaattacatttttgatatcaagaattaacatttcaactagtaacaactaaattgttgatatcaagaaaaGACGTCTTTACTAGTAACCAtatgattactgatatcaaaaataaaggtct belongs to Carassius auratus strain Wakin unplaced genomic scaffold, ASM336829v1 scaf_tig00215316, whole genome shotgun sequence and includes:
- the fsd1l gene encoding FSD1-like protein isoform X3, whose protein sequence is MDSQKDALQRIIATLANKNEELQNFIETLNHTFGRVQDNSTQVVSDLEEEFDTLYSILDEMKESMTNTIKQETVRKSHELQNQLTQSTNALESAEELLEFANNALHIADEEEFTKAAKQIKDRVTMAPAFRLTMKPKATDNMTHLMVDFSKERQLLQGLKFLPVPRAPEIVLGDCLVIDNEVTITWRIPVEDSKIDHYILEYRKTNHEGLPRVKDEQCWEVLDNIKTSEYTLQGLRFDTKFMNFRVRACNKAAAGDYSDPVTLETRAFNFGFDSTSSHLNLKVEDRSVEWDPQGGKGVDSKVKGKENKGRSGTPSPKRTSVTRSPAPRGARDRFTGESYTVLGDTSIESGQHYWEVKPQKDCKSYSVGLAYRNLGKFDQLGKTNTTWCIHVNNWLQNSFAAKHNNKAKNLDVPVPDSIGVYCDFDRGQLSFYNAENKQLLHTFKVRFTQPVVPAFMVWCGGLTLSTGLQIPSAVRSFQKTENGLGGSNSSISQQDPSVACDICFYDKLPSVDSSLMP
- the fsd1l gene encoding FSD1-like protein isoform X4, producing MDSQKDALQRIIATLANKNEELQNFIETLNHTFGRVQDNSTQVVSDLEEEFDTLYSILDEMKESMTNTIKQETVRKSHELQNQLTQSTNALESAEELLEFANNALHIADEEEFTKAAKQIKDRVTMAPAFRLTMKPKATDNMTHLMVDFSKERQLLQGLKFLPVPRAPEIVLGDCLVIDNEVTITWRIPVEDSKIDHYILEYRKTNHEGLPRVKDEQCWEVLDNIKTSEYTLQGLRFDTKFMNFRVRACNKAAAGDYSDPVTLETRAFNFGFDSTSSHLNLKVEDRSVEWDPQGGKGVDSKVKGKENKGSGTPSPKRTSVTRSPAPRGARDRFTGESYTVLGDTSIESGQHYWEVKPQKDCKSYSVGLAYRNLGKFDQLGKTNTTWCIHVNNWLQNSFAAKHNNKAKNLDVPVPDSIGVYCDFDRGQLSFYNAENKQLLHTFKVRFTQPVVPAFMVWCGGLTLSTGLQIPSAVRSFQKTENGLGGSNSSISQQDPSVACDICFYDKLPSVDSSLMP